The sequence TGTCTGGACGGTTACAGCTCTCGCCCGCAGCCCCGCTCCAGCCCCGCGACGCTACACTGATAGCTTGTCATGTTGATCCACACCAATGCCTGGGCTCGCGCGGGTCTGATTGGGAATCCCTCGGACGGCTACTTCGGCAAGACCATAGCCTTCACCGTCCGCAACTACCGGGCGCGTGTGGTGATCTACGAATCGCCGCGCATCCATATCGTTGGGGGCTTCCGGGACCGCATGGACTTCGGCAGTTGCGCCGAGTTTCTCGAGGACGTCCACCAGAACGGCTACTACGGCGGTGTGCGGCTCATCAAGGCGGCCATCAAGCGCTTCAGTGACTGGTGCCGCGCCCACGGCCTGCCGTTCAATCGGAATTTCACCATCGAGTACGACACCGATATTCCCGTGCGCGTGGGCATGGCGGGCTCCAGCGCCATCGTAACGGCCACGATGCGCGCCCTGATGCGCTTTTTTGGCGTGGAGATCCCCATGCCGCTGCTGCCCGGCGTCATTCTCAGCGTGGAAATGGAAGAGCTGGGGATTGGGGCCGGCCTCCAGGATCGCGTGGTTCAGGTCTATGAAGGCGTCGTCTACATGGATTTCGACAAGGCCAAGATGGAGCGCCAGGGCCACGGCGACTACGAGCCGATAGATGCCCGCCTGTTGCCGCCGCTCTACGTCGCCTTCCATGACAATC is a genomic window of Armatimonadota bacterium containing:
- a CDS encoding GHMP kinase, whose protein sequence is MLIHTNAWARAGLIGNPSDGYFGKTIAFTVRNYRARVVIYESPRIHIVGGFRDRMDFGSCAEFLEDVHQNGYYGGVRLIKAAIKRFSDWCRAHGLPFNRNFTIEYDTDIPVRVGMAGSSAIVTATMRALMRFFGVEIPMPLLPGVILSVEMEELGIGAGLQDRVVQVYEGVVYMDFDKAKMERQGHGDYEPIDARLLPPLYVAFHDNLAEGTEITHNDLRSRFNHGDKDVVDAMLQWAAFAQQARDLLSAGRGPEIGPLMNEAFDLRARLIPISPGNRELIDRGRRLGAYTQFCGSGGAIVGCYDGDPERLRQLRESYAEMGATLLVPKIEE